The Vibrio gallaecicus genome contains a region encoding:
- the hupA gene encoding nucleoid-associated protein HU-alpha, translated as MNKTQLIDFIAEKADLSKAQAKAALEATLGGVTDTLKDGEQVQLIGFGTFKVNHRAARTGRNPKTGDEIQIAAANVPAFVAGKALKDSVK; from the coding sequence ATGAACAAGACTCAATTAATCGACTTTATTGCTGAAAAAGCGGACCTTTCTAAAGCTCAAGCTAAAGCAGCTCTAGAAGCGACCCTTGGTGGTGTGACTGATACACTAAAAGATGGCGAGCAAGTTCAGCTAATTGGTTTTGGTACTTTCAAAGTAAACCACCGTGCAGCTCGTACAGGTCGTAATCCAAAAACTGGCGATGAGATTCAAATCGCTGCTGCAAATGTTCCTGCATTTGTTGCTGGTAAAGCACTGAAAGATTCAGTGAAATAA
- a CDS encoding CNNM domain-containing protein, whose protein sequence is MLLLTIYISVAIGISFICSVLEAVLLSISPSYIAQLKQKEHPAAESLGKLKTDIDRPLASILTLNTIAHTIGAATAGAQAAVVFGSQWLGVFSAVLTLAILVLSEIVPKTIGATYWRQLAPMSATVLRWMVFFLTPFVWFSEQITKRLARGHQQPKMRDELSAMAILAKESGEFAEGESKILSNLLGIQDVAVTHVMTPRPVVFRVDAEMSVDEFLEQHKDTPFSRPLVFDEQSDNIIGFVHRLELFRLQQAGCGQKKLGEVMRPIHVLLNNLGLVKAFDQMMANRLQLALVVDEYGTVQGIITLEDIFEHLLGEEIVDEADKNTDMQELAFQRWEKWKETHGVIESRDDDEDEVIKEKPTEIKDSPETLK, encoded by the coding sequence ATGCTGCTGCTAACTATCTACATTTCCGTTGCTATCGGGATTTCTTTTATCTGTTCTGTTTTAGAAGCAGTACTACTTAGTATTAGCCCGAGCTACATTGCTCAGCTGAAACAAAAAGAGCACCCTGCAGCAGAATCTTTAGGTAAGCTTAAAACTGATATCGACCGTCCACTTGCATCTATCCTAACTCTTAACACCATCGCACATACTATTGGTGCAGCAACAGCAGGTGCACAAGCTGCTGTGGTATTTGGTAGCCAATGGCTAGGTGTATTCTCAGCCGTACTGACTTTGGCTATTTTGGTTCTATCTGAAATCGTACCTAAAACCATTGGTGCAACGTACTGGCGACAACTAGCTCCAATGTCAGCGACCGTTTTACGCTGGATGGTCTTTTTCTTAACACCGTTTGTTTGGTTCTCTGAGCAAATCACCAAACGTCTTGCGAGAGGTCATCAACAGCCAAAAATGCGTGATGAACTTTCTGCTATGGCGATTTTGGCAAAAGAAAGTGGTGAGTTCGCTGAAGGTGAATCTAAAATTCTAAGTAACTTACTTGGTATTCAAGATGTGGCGGTAACGCACGTCATGACACCAAGACCGGTTGTATTTCGCGTTGATGCAGAGATGAGTGTTGATGAATTCTTAGAGCAACACAAAGATACACCATTCTCTCGACCTCTTGTATTTGATGAGCAAAGCGACAATATCATTGGCTTTGTTCACCGCTTAGAGCTATTTCGTTTACAACAAGCAGGCTGCGGTCAGAAGAAGCTCGGCGAAGTGATGAGACCTATTCATGTCCTTCTCAACAACCTAGGGTTAGTTAAAGCATTTGACCAGATGATGGCTAACCGCTTGCAACTTGCTCTTGTCGTTGACGAATATGGTACCGTTCAAGGAATTATTACGCTGGAAGATATCTTTGAGCACCTACTAGGTGAAGAGATCGTCGACGAAGCTGATAAAAACACCGACATGCAAGAGCTTGCTTTCCAACGCTGGGAGAAATGGAAGGAAACACACGGAGTGATTGAGAGCCGTGATGATGACGAAGATGAAGTCATTAAAGAGAAACCTACTGAAATAAAAGATTCTCCTGAGACATTAAAATAA
- a CDS encoding YjaG family protein encodes MLQNPLQVRLEKLEPWQQITFMACLCERMYPNYAMFCDNTKFAEARIYRDVLDSVWEILTVKTAKVNFERQLEKVEELFPSSDDFDFYGVYPAMDACQGLSTLLHGLLDREFLFESMIKLSHQSVKTVADLEFAQGSDEITNENQKENEAVCEEWDVQWAIFRPLRETTERDIELIKDLRLELREDPVSNIGVTL; translated from the coding sequence ATGCTACAGAATCCACTGCAGGTTCGTCTTGAAAAGTTAGAACCTTGGCAACAAATCACCTTCATGGCGTGCTTATGTGAGCGTATGTACCCTAACTATGCCATGTTTTGTGATAATACAAAATTTGCTGAAGCGCGCATTTATCGTGATGTGTTAGACAGTGTTTGGGAAATCTTGACTGTTAAAACTGCAAAAGTAAATTTTGAACGCCAATTGGAGAAAGTGGAAGAGTTGTTCCCTAGCTCTGATGATTTCGACTTTTATGGTGTCTACCCTGCGATGGACGCTTGCCAAGGTTTATCAACTCTACTTCATGGTTTGTTAGACAGAGAATTCTTGTTTGAATCAATGATTAAATTGAGCCACCAATCAGTGAAAACAGTAGCTGATTTAGAATTTGCTCAAGGCTCTGATGAAATCACAAATGAGAACCAGAAAGAGAATGAAGCGGTTTGTGAAGAGTGGGATGTCCAGTGGGCTATTTTCCGCCCATTACGTGAAACGACAGAGCGTGATATCGAGTTGATTAAAGATTTACGTTTAGAATTACGTGAAGACCCGGTTAGTAATATCGGTGTGACATTATAA
- a CDS encoding D-2-hydroxyacid dehydrogenase — protein sequence MNNFTNKLYIATEHDDTYKQLIQNQALPDLEICSSPKEAQIVLASPPLVTSILDDFSQLDWLQSTYAGINALTDPNLRKDYTLTNVKGIFGPAIAEYVLGYSIHHYRHFQTYHQQQKERLWQPHLYTSLTSKVMVILGTGTIGSHLAHAASALGIHTIGINRTGIPSKSLSFKDTFHINEIKAALEQADIVVNTLPATPDTQYLLNEQALGFCRNCLLFNVGRGSSLDNKALLLALKNRWVDHAFLDVFEQEPLSADHPFWGITKITITPHIAALSEPRQVVNIFAKNYQLWRDGFQLNNLIDFDKGY from the coding sequence ATGAACAATTTCACGAATAAGCTCTATATAGCGACAGAACATGATGATACTTATAAACAGCTCATTCAAAACCAAGCCTTACCTGACCTTGAGATCTGTTCATCCCCTAAAGAAGCACAAATAGTTTTGGCTTCTCCGCCATTGGTTACCTCTATCTTAGACGACTTTTCACAACTTGACTGGCTACAAAGCACTTATGCTGGAATTAATGCTCTTACCGATCCAAACCTTCGAAAGGATTACACATTAACCAATGTTAAAGGGATATTTGGTCCTGCGATTGCTGAATATGTTCTCGGTTATAGTATCCATCATTATCGCCATTTCCAAACTTACCACCAGCAACAAAAAGAGCGCCTATGGCAGCCCCATTTGTATACTTCGCTCACTAGTAAGGTGATGGTTATCTTAGGTACAGGAACAATCGGTAGTCATTTAGCTCATGCGGCTTCTGCACTAGGTATTCATACTATTGGTATTAATCGTACAGGCATCCCTTCTAAGAGCTTAAGCTTTAAAGATACCTTCCACATTAATGAGATTAAGGCTGCTTTAGAGCAAGCCGATATCGTCGTGAACACTTTACCTGCTACTCCAGACACTCAATATCTGCTTAATGAGCAAGCATTGGGATTCTGTAGAAATTGCTTGCTCTTTAACGTAGGCAGAGGAAGCTCTCTGGATAATAAAGCTCTGCTATTAGCGTTAAAAAATCGCTGGGTAGATCATGCTTTCCTAGATGTTTTCGAGCAAGAGCCTCTTTCTGCCGATCATCCTTTTTGGGGGATAACAAAAATTACAATCACACCACATATCGCGGCACTCAGCGAACCACGCCAGGTTGTAAATATTTTCGCTAAAAACTACCAATTATGGCGAGATGGCTTCCAACTTAATAACCTTATCGATTTTGATAAAGGGTATTAA
- a CDS encoding uracil-DNA glycosylase family protein encodes MFDDLLSEIRSCRVCEPELQLGANPVIQAHPDATLLIIGQAPGVKVHESSIPWNDASGERLRAWLKIDKATFYDPHKIAIVPMGLCYPGKGKSGDLPPRKECAPLWHKRVIECLPNIKMTLLIGQYAQKHYLDEKPNTLTDTVKQWQKWAPNYVPLPHPSPRNNIWLKKNPWFLDDVIPYIQEHVSKQLAYHAPNT; translated from the coding sequence ATGTTTGACGATCTACTTTCAGAAATTCGCTCATGCCGTGTTTGTGAGCCAGAGTTACAACTAGGGGCTAACCCAGTCATTCAAGCTCACCCGGACGCTACTCTGCTTATCATCGGGCAAGCTCCAGGGGTGAAAGTGCATGAATCATCAATCCCATGGAATGATGCCAGTGGTGAGAGGTTAAGAGCCTGGCTAAAAATAGATAAAGCGACTTTTTATGACCCACATAAAATCGCAATCGTTCCTATGGGGCTTTGTTATCCAGGTAAAGGAAAGAGTGGCGACCTTCCTCCAAGAAAAGAATGTGCGCCTTTATGGCACAAGCGGGTAATTGAATGTTTACCAAATATCAAAATGACATTACTTATTGGGCAATATGCACAGAAGCACTATTTAGATGAGAAACCAAACACGCTGACTGATACGGTAAAGCAATGGCAAAAGTGGGCGCCAAATTATGTCCCTCTACCCCACCCTTCTCCTCGAAATAATATCTGGCTTAAAAAGAACCCATGGTTTTTGGATGACGTCATTCCTTACATCCAAGAACACGTCTCAAAGCAATTAGCCTACCATGCTCCAAATACCTAG
- the hemE gene encoding uroporphyrinogen decarboxylase, translating into MTELKNDRYLRALLKQPVDCTPVWMMRQAGRYLPEYKATRAEAGDFMSLCKNAELASEVTLQPLRRFPLDAAILFSDILTIPDAMGLGLYFETGEGPKFERPITCKADVEKIGLPDPEGELQYVMNAVRQIRKDLKGEVPLIGFSGSPWTLATYMVEGSSSKAFTKIKKMMYAEPQTLHLLLDKLADTVIEYLNAQIKAGAQSVMVFDTWGGVLTPRDYNLFSLQYMHKIVDGLIRENEGRRVPVTLFTKNGGMWLESIAATGCDAVGLDWTINIQDAKARIGDKVALQGNMDPSILYAQPERIREEVGTILEGFGDGGTGHVFNLGHGIHLDVPPENAGVFVDAVHELSKPYHK; encoded by the coding sequence ATGACTGAACTAAAGAATGACCGCTATTTACGCGCACTGTTAAAGCAACCTGTTGATTGCACTCCTGTATGGATGATGCGTCAAGCAGGCCGCTATCTTCCTGAATATAAAGCGACTCGTGCTGAAGCAGGCGACTTTATGTCACTGTGTAAAAATGCAGAATTGGCGTCAGAAGTAACACTTCAACCTTTACGCCGCTTCCCTCTAGATGCTGCAATCTTGTTCTCTGATATTTTAACGATCCCTGATGCTATGGGGCTTGGTCTTTACTTTGAAACGGGTGAAGGTCCTAAATTTGAACGCCCTATCACATGTAAAGCTGACGTAGAGAAGATCGGTTTACCGGATCCAGAGGGTGAGCTTCAGTACGTAATGAATGCTGTTCGTCAGATCCGTAAAGACCTGAAAGGCGAAGTGCCATTGATTGGCTTCTCTGGTAGCCCATGGACACTTGCGACTTACATGGTTGAAGGTAGCAGCTCTAAAGCGTTTACTAAGATTAAGAAGATGATGTATGCAGAACCGCAAACTCTGCACCTACTTCTAGACAAGCTAGCAGATACGGTTATTGAATACCTAAACGCGCAAATTAAAGCGGGTGCTCAATCGGTCATGGTATTTGATACATGGGGTGGTGTACTTACTCCGCGTGACTACAACCTGTTCTCTCTTCAGTACATGCATAAAATCGTTGATGGTCTAATTCGTGAAAACGAAGGTCGTCGTGTACCTGTAACTCTGTTTACTAAGAACGGTGGCATGTGGCTTGAGTCTATCGCAGCAACAGGCTGTGATGCAGTGGGTCTAGATTGGACAATCAATATTCAAGACGCGAAAGCTCGAATCGGAGATAAAGTTGCTCTACAAGGCAACATGGACCCATCTATCCTTTATGCTCAGCCTGAGCGTATTCGTGAAGAAGTGGGCACTATCCTAGAAGGTTTTGGTGATGGTGGAACAGGGCATGTATTTAACCTTGGTCATGGTATTCACCTAGATGTGCCACCAGAGAATGCTGGTGTATTCGTTGACGCTGTTCACGAACTATCTAAGCCTTACCACAAGTAA
- the nudC gene encoding NAD(+) diphosphatase, producing MLKKSDIDKSKLAYWCVVSGSDIWVVNDELPFGTAQSLGLSHELAICIGQYNDKPVYWVNDAELNQSLELTSLRELLHWPEAQFLLASKAIQYGHMSQSMRFCPQCGGRNFLNHNQIAMQCGECRTLHYPRIFPCIIVAVRHANKILLAQHPRHKTGMYTVIAGFLEVGETVEQCVAREVKEETGIDVDNIRYFGSQPWAFPSSMMLGFFADYAGGVVKPDYSELSDARWFEVNELPEVAPHGTIARQLIDKTVEDAAS from the coding sequence ATGTTAAAAAAAAGTGACATTGATAAGTCTAAGTTAGCGTATTGGTGTGTGGTATCGGGAAGTGATATTTGGGTGGTGAATGATGAACTCCCATTTGGAACGGCACAGAGCTTAGGCTTGTCTCATGAATTGGCTATTTGCATTGGTCAGTACAATGACAAACCAGTGTACTGGGTGAATGACGCAGAATTAAATCAATCACTAGAATTGACTTCATTACGAGAATTATTGCATTGGCCTGAAGCCCAATTTTTATTAGCAAGTAAAGCGATTCAGTACGGACATATGTCTCAAAGTATGCGTTTTTGCCCACAATGTGGAGGACGAAATTTTTTAAATCATAATCAAATCGCAATGCAGTGCGGGGAATGCCGAACATTGCATTACCCGAGGATCTTCCCGTGCATAATCGTAGCGGTTCGTCATGCTAATAAAATTTTATTAGCTCAGCACCCGCGTCATAAGACTGGGATGTATACCGTCATCGCTGGCTTTTTAGAGGTCGGTGAAACAGTAGAGCAGTGTGTCGCGCGTGAGGTGAAAGAAGAGACAGGGATTGATGTCGATAATATCCGTTACTTTGGTAGTCAACCTTGGGCATTCCCTTCGAGCATGATGCTGGGTTTTTTTGCGGATTATGCTGGGGGAGTGGTAAAGCCAGACTACAGTGAGCTTTCTGATGCTCGCTGGTTTGAGGTAAATGAACTTCCTGAAGTTGCTCCTCATGGTACTATTGCTCGACAGCTTATAGATAAAACGGTAGAAGATGCCGCTTCATGA